A window of Canis lupus familiaris isolate Mischka breed German Shepherd chromosome 12, alternate assembly UU_Cfam_GSD_1.0, whole genome shotgun sequence genomic DNA:
CTTCTCTCTGCCATAACATATTTGTACTTTCTGGGACTTAGGACGTGGCCATATTTGTGGATTGACCACATTGGGTGTCTCCTGATGCTTTTGATCTTTTTGGGTGATTATAGGGGGAAGCAGATAACTAGAcccaacatttttggtttccccATATAGGGATGTTTTTCTCCCAATACTCCATGAAAAGGGGTAGAGAATTCACTAGTGTCTGTCCTCTCACTAGATGTATGTTTTTCCTGCTTtgaacttttctctctctcttccttgaaaCCTCTCCATTACCCTTTGACTGGGCAAGATTTCTCTAAAGGTGTATCCTGAGTTGACTGGGCAAGATTTCTCTAAAGGTGTATCCTGAGTTCTCCTCACCCATGGCTTATAGTCATCCCTCAAGTGCAGTTCCGCCATGTTGTGTTGTTTCCACCATGGCTTCAGGTCAACCTACAAATTCAGTTCAATTGCTTCTTGATAAATAAATGGAGGCCTCAGAAATTTTGATCCCCTCAATTCTTTTTCAAGAAAACCTAGCTTTCAGGATGGATGTGTGGCCAGGGATTGAGAAAGCATAATTCGATAGTGAAATCTGGAAATAGAACCTTTTGTTCAGGTCATTATCCAATCTCTCAATGGTGTTAAGCTTTATGGCTTTGCTTTCATGGGAAGGCTGAAGCagataggggtgtgtgtgtgtgtgtgtgtgtgtgtgtgtgtgtgtatgaaaaagaaatgaattcatcAGATGAATGTTTCCAAAAGATTTTCCCTGTAACTCTTCCATTGGTGTATTTCAGAAGATTAGTTATTGACACTGATATATACAGTCTCTTCAAATCTCTGATTTGTGGTTCACATTTGGGAAATGTGGTTTTCTTGTAGATTGGCGGAAGAAGATGTTCCAGGCCTGTGAGTTACTTTAAGTTCTTTTTGGGTGCTCTTACTGCTACCCCCATGGCTGTTGACATCTTTTTCTGTTTGCTGTGTTGGTACAGATGCTGGCATCATCATTGAtggtggtgggggttggggcaTTGAAAGTCACATTAGCTGGAATTGATGGATGTGGCTGAATGTTGGATGCTAAAGAGATACCCTTCAGTCCTTAGAGTACAATCTGGTCCTCAAGTGCCCTGTGACATATCCAACCCCCAGATCAGTAGAGTTACTTCTGCTCAGAGAGTTGAGTCACAAGGCTCTAATTTCATGAGGCTTATCCATCCCTGCATGCAGCTAGGTGTCTAGGGTGGTAGcggtggtggtggttgtgtgCTCTTGTTATGGAACAGGGAAAGATCTGGCATGATTGGCAACTCTCTTTACAGTGTCTGTCACTCTGGATCCAGAGTCTGCACATCCCAACCTTGCTGTTTCTGATGAAAAGACTAGTGTGACCTGGAAGGACACATGTGAGATCGGAGAAGAAAGCAGTGTTCCAAGCGTCTTGGGCTGTGGGGCTATAACATCAGGATGCTGTTTCTGGGAGGTGGAGATTAGCAAAAGAAGCAGAGGGGAGTGGGCTCTCGGGGTTTGTAGGGGAGATGTGAATAGGGAGGGGTGGTACAAAGAGCTTCCAGAAAAGGGATTCTGGGCTGTGGGGAAGTATGGAAAAAGTCTCTGTGCCTGTGACCGCTCTGGGACTCAGCTATCCCTTAGGCAGTTTCCTCACAGGATAGGGATTTTTCTGGACCTCAAAGAAGGTGAAGAAGGTGAGGTCTCCTTTTATAACATGACTGATGGCTCccacattttctccttctctctagcTTCATCCTCTGGGACTCTGTTTCCATACTTCAGGTTGAGTTCAGAAGATGTGTTCCTGACCATCTGCTCCATAGTGAGTGGGCCTGCAGAGACTCCTGTGCCCCTTAACAATCCCCCTTCTTCTTTGGAGGAACCTATGAGCCTCTCAGAGGAGGGGTTCAGCTCAGGGTCTGGTGTTGATGGTGCTCTCCCAGGGGCTGAATCTCCATTACTCTCCTGTAGCCCTGAGGCTATGTTTCCATAGAGCCCCAACACTGTCTCAGACTCCTCATGGTGGTTCTTCCTGAAGCTGCAGACTCCCTGGGGCAATAATCTCCGAGGTTAGTCCTGGATGACCTGGTGTCTTACCCTCCTGCTCTGGATGTAGACTAGACTGCTGGGTTGTGGTTATGAGAATAGTCAGTTCATGCCTTAATGCTGAGGTATTAGAAGATAAATACTGACTGTTTGAGCTGGTTTGGGGTAGGCTGAATTTTGCTAttggaattcattttcttttggtaatgaaattaaattatttcatggaGTCTTTATATTGTTTGTATATGAAATGAGAATGATGGTGAATGAATGCAGAATTAAGTGGTGTTTACTATGTCTAGCTTGAGTTGTGCAGATGAACTCAGAggctctgggtggctcatcaTCTCTATTTTGGGAAATGTGCACTCTTACCAGAGATGTTGGCCATGCAACAATTTCTGGAGAATTGAAAGGCTGATGGACTTTTACAAGGAGTGGAGtctaatattctactgtatataCTTCCTATTCTGGGATGGACGAAATGTACTTACCCTATCAAACCTTGGTAAATATCTATGTTTTGAAATACTAGTGCTGTATTAATTCAGTGAATTAAGGAGAAGGATGTGGGTTCTCCTTGTGTGTCAGCTCCAGTTAGAAGGAACAGAATTGCTACCAGAATAAAGATGTTAATGAAGAAGAGGGTTTTCAGGATCCAGGTGAATTGCATTGCAGAAAGCTTTGATCATGAGCACAGTTCCAGGATCTTCCAAATCCAAAGGTAAAGGATGATAGAAAACcacaataaataaaaggaagccaGACTAATGAGGACTCAGACCTTCAGACATGAAGGTATGTTCCCTCCACAGATAGAGAACGCTGACCTGCTGTGGTTCTGGGAGAGATGAGAAGACACAGAATtggaaatggaagaaggaagtCACAGCTATCAGTTCCTGCCTGTGATCAATAACAGAAAAAGGACTGTAGtagcttttcatattttctccttcttgtcACATAGATGTGTTTATTTGTActtattatctattttcttcctcttttcttcttatcCTTGTGATTTTCTTCAAGTTGTCAGtggttatatttaaaatatattctatgtaaTTGTGGCTGAACTTAAGGAATAAATAGCAACACTGTTGGACTCAGTGACTGAGACTGCCTGTCTGTTTCATTTTGGGGGAAGAGTGAGAACTTCTTCACTTAGTGTAGCTTTGTAGATGGGTGAAAAGGTATAGTTGTGTTGTTCCAATGTTGTTCCAATAGAAGTTCCAATGTGGGTAAACTGGTGTACATGGAAGCTGAGTAACTAAAGGTGTGGATTGTGTCCATTATCAATTCATTGCCTTGGGGTTGTCCTATCTACTCTGTATTTGCCCTACTTGTTGATCCTGAAGCAAGATCCCATTATAGTTTCCTTCTTGCCATTTGGAAGAATGTTAGCCTTTGTCAGTACAGTGCACCAGAGGGAACACAGCTAGACAGCAGAGGAAAAATCTTCTTGTTCTGGTGCTTTTTCCCTTGATCCTAAGATGCTGCTACCAGTGGCCTGGAGAAAATATAGCTTCTCTCACCTTTTGGTGAATGAGTATGGCATTGGGGCAGGCTCTATTCTAGATGGCTGCTTCCTGGGGAATCTTGCTAGTTCTCTAATGGAAGTTTTCCTGCCCAGCAGTCTTGGCCTGTGGCATGTTGATGAacttctttcccttcctgcaGTCCTTGGTTCCACCTTCTCCAATAAAGAGAATCTCAGTCTTGTTCTCTTCCAAATGCCTTCAGCCCTAGAAATAGATTCTGCTTCCTATATCTCCTATTTCTGGTTTCCTTAGagttttcttttatctccttcataattaaacaccttttttttaaaaaaaggattttatttatttattcatgagagacacacagagagacataggcagagggagaagcaggctcccttcaaggagcccgatgtgggacttgatcccaggaccctgggatcatgacctgagccaaaagcagatgctcaaccattgagccacccaggtgttccagttaAACATCTTTTGAtagataatatttctttatatcaaATTTTCCCTGTTAAAATGACTAATGTGATTTCTCCTCCTGACCTGACACTGACTGACATGAACATCTAAACTGAACTGTATCTTGGAGGACGGCACTGTACTGTTCACAGTATGTGGAAAAGGGTAGTGGagaatttttcagatttattaaaaTGGTCCACTCCAACAATAAAGTCATAAGTATAGTCCTCAagatctttgtatatattttaagtactctatatattaatatattatctgagatattttctctcccttccataTACCTTGTGGCTTTATGACACTGGACTACTTTTGGATGGGCTATGGGcatatttcctttgaaa
This region includes:
- the LOC481727 gene encoding butyrophilin subfamily 3 member A3-like isoform X7, whose product is MEDRCRHSLLSHLPSLLLLFQLPFAGSAGVGSAPQVRIQGPEEDGIRVMCMASGWFPKPQVQWRALSGEKFLMFSETYAQDAEGLYSVEAALVVRDSSSGNVTCSVLNPILGQEKVMAIFIPEPFFPQTSPWKPAFMVTLTVLTLLIFGAAYYTKREHTAKQQERQEWEKLHRDKEEDQQTKEKVLKDRGELQADLDWRKSVYLSAWRKAQLYADWRKKMFQALSVTLDPESAHPNLAVSDEKTSVTWKDTCEIGEESSVPSVLGCGAITSGCCFWEVEISKRSRGEWALGVCRGDVNREGWYKELPEKGFWAVGKYGKSLCACDRSGTQLSLRQFPHRIGIFLDLKEGEEGEVSFYNMTDGSHIFSFSLASSSGTLFPYFRLSSEDVFLTICSIVSGPAETPVPLNNPPSSLEEPMSLSEEGFSSGSGVDGALPGAESPLLSCSPEAMFP
- the LOC481727 gene encoding butyrophilin subfamily 3 member A3-like isoform X8 codes for the protein MFSETYAQDAEGLYSVEAALVVRDSSSGNVTCSVLNPILGQEKVMAIFIPEPFFPQTSPWKPAFMVTLTVLTLLIFGAAYYTKREHTAKQQERQEWEKLHRDKEEDQQTKEKVLKDRGELQADLDWRKSVYLSAWRKAQLYADWRKKMFQALSVTLDPESAHPNLAVSDEKTSVTWKDTCEIGEESSVPSVLGCGAITSGCCFWEVEISKRSRGEWALGVCRGDVNREGWYKELPEKGFWAVGKYGKSLCACDRSGTQLSLRQFPHRIGIFLDLKEGEEGEVSFYNMTDGSHIFSFSLASSSGTLFPYFRLSSEDVFLTICSIVSGPAETPVPLNNPPSSLEEPMSLSEEGFSSGSGVDGALPGAESPLLSCSPEAMFP